The following are encoded together in the Iodobacter fluviatilis genome:
- the astD gene encoding succinylglutamate-semialdehyde dehydrogenase → MAQLFMNGQWQDGTGSELISTNPANNAVVWQGKSASSDDVNLAMQSARAAFPAWKRTSLEARIAIVRRFAELLGEHKEDLAHAIGFETGKPLWESRQEVAAMVGKIEISIRAHAERTGERSSATPDGNAVLRHRPHGVVAVYGPYNFPGHLPNGHIVPALLAGNCIVFKPSEQAPLVAEKTVQLWQAAGLPAGVIALLQGEKETGIALAKHDDLNGLLFTGSSGTGVALHKQFAGRPDFMLALEMGGNNPLIIAPTEALDAAVHHTIQSAFLSAGQRCTCSRRILVPHGEFGDRFLARLIKVAGKLSIGHFDAAEQPFMGSVISLTAARQLMAAQDKLIALGAVPLLKMQHADPSNAFVTPAILDVSKVANLPDEEYFGPLTQIIRYSDFAKAIEMANDTAYGLSAGLLADDPALWDEFKTEIDAGVVNWNRPTNGASSAAPFGGTGKSGNHRPSAYYAADYCATPMASIESASLVLPAQLSPGMSL, encoded by the coding sequence ATGGCTCAACTGTTTATGAATGGCCAATGGCAAGATGGCACGGGTAGTGAATTGATTTCTACCAATCCAGCGAATAACGCGGTGGTGTGGCAGGGTAAGAGCGCTAGCAGCGACGATGTGAATCTAGCTATGCAGAGCGCCCGCGCGGCCTTCCCTGCATGGAAACGCACCTCGTTAGAAGCACGGATTGCCATCGTGCGCCGCTTTGCTGAATTACTTGGCGAGCATAAAGAAGACCTTGCCCACGCTATTGGCTTTGAAACCGGTAAGCCATTGTGGGAATCACGTCAGGAAGTGGCGGCGATGGTGGGCAAGATTGAGATTTCTATCCGCGCCCATGCAGAGCGCACGGGTGAGCGCAGCAGCGCGACCCCTGATGGCAACGCCGTTTTGCGTCATCGCCCACATGGTGTGGTAGCTGTGTACGGCCCTTATAACTTCCCTGGCCACTTGCCCAACGGCCATATTGTGCCTGCGCTGCTGGCGGGCAATTGCATTGTATTTAAGCCGTCCGAACAAGCGCCGCTGGTGGCCGAAAAAACCGTGCAGCTTTGGCAAGCGGCTGGCCTGCCTGCCGGTGTGATAGCACTGCTGCAAGGCGAAAAAGAAACCGGCATTGCTCTGGCGAAACACGACGATCTAAATGGCCTGCTGTTTACTGGCAGCTCTGGCACTGGCGTGGCGCTGCACAAGCAATTTGCTGGCCGGCCTGATTTTATGCTGGCACTGGAAATGGGCGGCAATAACCCGCTGATTATCGCCCCCACCGAAGCGCTGGATGCGGCGGTACACCACACCATTCAATCGGCGTTTTTATCCGCTGGCCAACGCTGCACCTGCTCGCGCCGCATTCTGGTGCCGCACGGTGAATTTGGTGATCGCTTCCTTGCCCGCCTGATTAAAGTGGCTGGCAAGCTATCTATCGGCCATTTTGATGCTGCCGAGCAGCCTTTTATGGGCTCGGTTATTTCTTTGACCGCCGCACGCCAGCTTATGGCCGCGCAAGATAAGCTGATTGCCCTTGGCGCTGTGCCGCTGCTTAAAATGCAACACGCCGACCCAAGCAACGCCTTTGTTACGCCAGCGATTCTGGATGTGAGCAAGGTGGCTAATTTGCCAGACGAAGAATACTTTGGCCCGCTGACGCAAATCATTCGCTACAGCGATTTTGCCAAGGCGATAGAGATGGCCAACGACACGGCCTATGGCCTGTCTGCTGGCCTGTTAGCTGATGACCCGGCGCTGTGGGATGAATTTAAAACCGAAATCGACGCTGGGGTCGTGAACTGGAACCGCCCAACCAACGGCGCATCCTCTGCCGCGCCATTTGGCGGCACCGGCAAATCAGGCAACCACCGCCCAAGCGCCTATTACGCCGCCGACTACTGCGCCACACCGATGGCATCAATTGAATCAGCCAGCTTAGTGCTGCCCGCTCAGTTGTCACCAGGGATGAGCTTATAA
- the astA gene encoding arginine N-succinyltransferase — protein sequence MMKIVRLCQFSDVDKLVELAHKAGPGMTTLKPDPGAQAARIDRVRRTIEGSAAIADQGYLFLMEETDTGEIVGVCGIETAVGLEQPFYTYRIDTSVYASREMHIWSKMDKLTISHDLTGYTELCSLFLDPLHRVSCNGALLSKSRFMFLAQFSDRFGERVCAEMRGVFDENGDSPFWRALGSHFYRIDFHEADRLVSLGKKSFLAELMPRFPVYIDFLPDDAKACIGATHKDTTPARHLLESEGLRLERHIDIFEAGPVLEARIDSLRVMRESGLCSVVISDTHKAAPSAPHLIATGKLKKFRTGLIYTAPEQGLIMLTPAEAKALQVSTGDQVRMMEAYPRRVV from the coding sequence ATGATGAAGATTGTCCGCCTCTGTCAATTTAGTGACGTAGATAAACTCGTTGAGCTGGCGCATAAAGCGGGCCCCGGCATGACCACACTCAAGCCTGATCCAGGTGCACAGGCAGCGCGTATCGATCGTGTTCGCCGCACCATAGAAGGCAGCGCAGCCATAGCCGATCAGGGCTATCTATTCTTAATGGAAGAAACGGACACTGGCGAGATTGTGGGGGTCTGCGGTATTGAAACCGCAGTGGGACTAGAGCAGCCGTTTTACACCTACCGCATCGATACCTCGGTTTACGCCAGCCGCGAAATGCATATCTGGAGCAAGATGGATAAGCTGACCATCTCGCACGATCTCACCGGCTACACCGAGCTGTGCTCGCTATTTTTAGACCCGCTGCACCGTGTCAGCTGCAACGGCGCGCTCTTGTCCAAATCTCGCTTTATGTTTTTGGCGCAATTTAGCGACCGCTTTGGCGAGCGCGTTTGCGCCGAAATGCGCGGCGTATTTGATGAAAATGGTGACTCACCTTTTTGGCGTGCGCTGGGTAGCCATTTTTACCGCATCGATTTTCACGAAGCAGACCGGCTGGTGTCCCTCGGTAAGAAGTCATTCCTTGCAGAGCTGATGCCGCGTTTCCCCGTGTATATCGACTTTTTACCGGACGATGCCAAAGCCTGTATTGGCGCCACGCACAAAGACACCACCCCTGCCCGTCATCTGTTAGAAAGTGAAGGCTTACGGCTAGAGCGGCACATCGATATCTTTGAAGCAGGCCCCGTGCTAGAAGCCCGTATCGACAGCCTGCGTGTGATGCGGGAAAGTGGGCTTTGTAGTGTGGTGATCAGCGACACACACAAAGCAGCACCATCAGCACCGCATTTAATCGCAACCGGTAAGTTAAAGAAATTCCGAACGGGGCTGATCTATACAGCGCCAGAGCAAGGCTTGATTATGCTAACCCCAGCAGAAGCCAAGGCATTGCAAGTGAGCACTGGAGATCAGGTCAGAATGATGGAAGCTTATCCACGGAGAGTGGTGTAG
- a CDS encoding arginine N-succinyltransferase, whose translation MLIVRPGKLSDLDQLERMARSKGPILHSLPPDRARLQELILRSIDSLQNEIDYPGEESYLFVLEENGTLYGSASIVALAGQHEPFYAFRNEVVVHASRELHVNHRIHALVMSHELTSCTRLTGFYIEPEKAAYADLLSRARLLFIAQHRQRFCKDIFSVLPGIADAEGNSPFWESVGRKFTRRDFAEMERESAGRSRGFIAEVMPVDPLYVPLLSIDAQRVMGEPHPGSRLPYQSHLDEGFEPDRFIDIFDAGPILTNTLDACYSLRHSALHHLAYTSDVHGTASYLVCNTSASEFRCIKTHLPKQLSHDIALPTALAATLEVSTGSDVRCVKLNHSGAA comes from the coding sequence ATGCTTATCGTAAGACCAGGAAAACTGTCCGACCTTGATCAACTGGAACGCATGGCGCGCTCTAAGGGGCCGATTTTGCATTCGCTGCCGCCAGATCGTGCACGCCTGCAAGAGCTGATTTTGCGCTCAATTGACTCCCTACAAAACGAGATCGACTACCCTGGCGAAGAAAGCTATTTATTTGTATTAGAAGAAAACGGCACTCTGTATGGATCGGCTAGCATCGTCGCACTTGCGGGGCAGCACGAGCCTTTCTACGCTTTTCGCAACGAAGTGGTCGTGCACGCCTCGCGCGAGCTGCATGTAAATCATCGGATTCACGCCTTAGTGATGTCGCATGAGCTAACCAGCTGTACGCGGCTGACAGGCTTTTATATCGAGCCAGAAAAAGCCGCTTATGCTGATCTGCTATCACGTGCGCGGCTATTGTTTATTGCTCAGCACCGCCAGCGTTTTTGCAAAGACATTTTCTCAGTACTACCTGGCATCGCCGACGCAGAAGGTAACTCACCATTTTGGGAGAGCGTAGGGCGCAAGTTTACCCGCCGTGATTTTGCCGAAATGGAGCGTGAATCAGCCGGGCGCAGCCGTGGTTTTATTGCCGAAGTAATGCCGGTTGATCCGCTCTATGTACCACTACTCTCTATCGATGCGCAGCGTGTAATGGGTGAGCCCCACCCCGGATCACGCCTGCCTTACCAATCCCATCTGGATGAGGGCTTTGAGCCAGATCGCTTTATCGATATTTTTGACGCAGGGCCAATACTAACCAATACGCTGGATGCCTGTTACTCACTGCGCCACAGCGCGCTGCATCATCTGGCTTACACATCCGATGTGCACGGTACAGCCAGCTATCTGGTTTGCAATACCTCGGCCAGCGAATTTCGCTGCATTAAAACTCACCTACCCAAACAACTCAGCCACGATATTGCACTACCAACAGCACTGGCTGCGACACTAGAAGTCAGCACCGGCAGCGATGTACGCTGTGTAAAACTTAACCACTCAGGGGCGGCATGA
- a CDS encoding aspartate aminotransferase family protein, translating to MFTVNRATFDQVMVPNYAPAPFIPVKGLASRLWDQEGREYVDFSSGIAVTSLGHLHPELTAVLHDQADKLWHLSNGFTNEPALRLAQRLIDATFAERVFFCNSGAEANEAALKLARRYAVDHFSSDKDQIISCTQSFHGRTLFTVSVGGQPKYAEGFGPTPAGISHVPFNDLAAIEAMISDKTCAVIVEPVQGEGGVIPATQAYLNGLRALCDKHNALLIFDEVQIGVGRSGSLYAYMHYGVTPDILTSAKALGNGLPIGAMLTTKTIAKSFIVGTHGSTYGGNPLVTAVANKVIELINTPAVLDGVKHRNKLFVDGLNKINTKHGVFKEIRSSGLLIGAELAPVLQGRAKDVITLGAKHGVVLLMAGPNVLRLLPSLVISETDLNEGLRRLEAVIAELVPATVAA from the coding sequence ATGTTTACAGTCAATCGCGCCACATTTGATCAAGTAATGGTCCCAAACTACGCCCCTGCGCCGTTTATTCCGGTAAAAGGCCTTGCATCCCGCCTCTGGGATCAAGAAGGCCGTGAGTATGTGGATTTTTCCAGTGGCATTGCTGTTACCAGCCTTGGGCATTTACATCCTGAGCTAACCGCCGTGCTACACGATCAGGCCGATAAACTCTGGCATTTATCCAATGGTTTTACCAATGAGCCAGCACTGCGGCTGGCTCAGCGTCTGATCGATGCCACCTTTGCTGAGCGTGTATTCTTTTGTAACTCTGGCGCAGAGGCCAACGAAGCCGCGCTGAAACTAGCCCGCCGCTATGCAGTCGATCATTTCTCTAGCGATAAAGATCAGATTATTTCCTGCACCCAGTCTTTCCATGGTCGCACCCTGTTTACTGTATCGGTAGGCGGCCAGCCAAAATACGCAGAAGGCTTTGGCCCAACACCTGCCGGTATCAGCCACGTGCCATTTAATGATCTGGCGGCCATTGAAGCCATGATCAGCGACAAAACCTGCGCGGTGATTGTAGAACCCGTGCAAGGCGAAGGCGGTGTTATTCCAGCAACGCAAGCATATCTAAACGGCCTGCGTGCGCTTTGCGACAAACACAATGCCCTGCTGATTTTTGATGAAGTGCAGATAGGCGTGGGCCGCTCGGGCTCCCTCTATGCTTATATGCACTACGGCGTCACACCAGATATTTTGACCTCGGCCAAGGCTCTGGGTAATGGCCTGCCAATTGGTGCGATGCTGACGACCAAAACCATTGCTAAATCCTTTATCGTGGGCACACACGGCTCGACTTATGGTGGTAATCCGCTAGTCACCGCCGTAGCCAACAAAGTGATTGAGCTGATTAATACGCCAGCCGTATTAGATGGCGTAAAACACCGCAATAAGCTGTTTGTAGATGGCTTAAACAAGATCAATACAAAACACGGTGTATTTAAAGAGATTCGTAGCAGCGGCTTATTGATTGGCGCCGAGCTAGCCCCTGTATTGCAAGGCCGCGCTAAAGATGTGATCACTCTCGGTGCAAAGCACGGGGTAGTGCTGCTGATGGCGGGCCCAAATGTATTACGCCTGCTACCCTCTTTAGTGATTTCAGAAACGGATTTGAATGAAGGCCTGCGCCGTTTAGAGGCAGTGATTGCTGAGCTGGTACCGGCGACAGTTGCGGCTTAG
- a CDS encoding GlxA family transcriptional regulator: protein MSLIQNPIPTQIAVLLLPPAPLLSIASIDAVLGLANTLSDEALYKVNYYSLDGLAIALATGGHYPQMPALTITQPFDVLLVLAQTAPVSHDPRLSLLKPLLQNVTQIGAIDCGAWWLAACGLLDQHRATLRWPELGNFSASFPKVICTQNVFEFDRKYFSCGAGAATLDAMLHFVSQQQGLGLAEQIAEALCIEHLRSTETRQRTSHGLQLGQRQPKLSTVLQLMEANLEEPISSDALALQVGLSRRQLERLFKQHLDTLPARHYMQLRLERARTLLQRTGISVVQIGLSCGFSSGAHFSTAYRAHFGISPREERNG from the coding sequence ATGAGTCTTATACAAAATCCTATACCTACTCAAATTGCGGTGTTGCTGCTACCTCCAGCACCACTCCTTAGCATCGCAAGCATTGATGCAGTGCTTGGCTTGGCCAATACACTGAGTGATGAAGCATTATATAAAGTTAATTATTACTCACTCGATGGTTTAGCTATTGCATTGGCAACAGGTGGACACTATCCACAAATGCCAGCACTAACAATAACTCAACCTTTTGATGTACTACTGGTGCTAGCCCAAACTGCACCAGTTTCTCATGACCCGCGCTTATCGCTACTTAAACCATTGCTGCAAAATGTGACTCAAATTGGGGCTATCGATTGTGGCGCTTGGTGGCTAGCAGCTTGTGGCTTACTGGACCAGCATAGGGCAACTTTGCGCTGGCCTGAGCTTGGCAATTTTTCCGCCTCATTTCCTAAAGTAATTTGCACGCAAAACGTATTTGAGTTTGATCGAAAATACTTTAGCTGCGGCGCAGGAGCAGCCACTTTAGATGCCATGCTACATTTTGTTAGCCAACAACAAGGACTTGGGCTGGCTGAGCAGATTGCTGAAGCGCTGTGTATTGAACACTTGCGTAGCACAGAGACTCGCCAGCGAACCTCGCATGGCTTACAACTTGGCCAGCGCCAGCCTAAATTGAGCACCGTTTTACAATTAATGGAGGCCAATTTAGAAGAGCCTATCAGTAGCGATGCACTCGCGCTGCAAGTTGGCCTTTCCCGTCGACAACTTGAGCGTTTATTTAAACAGCATTTAGATACTCTTCCCGCTCGTCACTATATGCAATTGCGCTTAGAGCGCGCCCGCACCCTATTGCAACGTACGGGGATTTCTGTGGTGCAGATTGGGCTATCTTGCGGGTTTTCTTCTGGTGCACATTTTTCTACCGCTTACCGTGCCCACTTTGGGATCTCTCCTAGAGAGGAACGTAACGGATAA
- a CDS encoding HU family DNA-binding protein: protein MTLPGIGKLAVKHRDARIGRNPRTGEPVQIPAKKALKYTPLKAIKDAVA from the coding sequence GTGACTTTGCCAGGTATTGGCAAATTAGCCGTTAAACACCGTGATGCTAGAATCGGCCGTAACCCACGCACCGGCGAGCCAGTGCAGATTCCTGCAAAAAAAGCGTTGAAATATACCCCGTTGAAAGCAATTAAAGACGCGGTTGCTTGA